Proteins from a single region of Streptomyces sp. HUAS 15-9:
- a CDS encoding thiolase family protein, with product MRDAVIVEAVRTPIGKGKPNGSLAHVHPVELLAHTLRTLVERSGVDPALIDDVIGGTVDQVGEQAMNTTRYAVLSAGFPESVPATTVDRQCGSSQQAVHFAAQGVISGAYDLVVACGVESMSRVPMWSNVPPGKDPFGPGVAERYPEGLLPQGISAELIAAKWSLTRERMDAFAVSSHHKAAAAWDAGLFDAEVAPLQGVSRDECVRPGSTTEILGGLKPAYHDPAFAERFQQIEWNVTAGNASPINDGASAVLITSSETAARLGLRPIARLHSFAVTGSDPLLMLTGVIPATEKVLRRAHLTLDDIDLFEVNEAFSSVVLAWQQETGADLAKVNVHGGAIAIGHPLGASGTRLTTTLVHAMREHGARYALQTMCEAGGLANAMILEAA from the coding sequence ATGCGTGACGCAGTCATCGTCGAAGCCGTACGCACCCCCATAGGGAAGGGCAAGCCGAACGGTTCCCTGGCCCACGTCCACCCCGTGGAGCTCCTCGCCCACACCCTGCGCACCCTCGTCGAGCGCTCCGGCGTCGACCCGGCCCTGATCGACGACGTCATCGGCGGCACCGTCGACCAGGTCGGCGAGCAGGCCATGAACACCACCCGCTACGCCGTCCTGTCGGCGGGCTTCCCCGAATCGGTCCCGGCGACGACGGTGGACCGCCAGTGCGGCTCATCCCAGCAGGCCGTCCACTTCGCCGCCCAGGGCGTGATCTCCGGCGCCTATGACCTCGTCGTCGCCTGTGGCGTCGAGTCGATGAGCCGCGTGCCGATGTGGTCGAACGTGCCGCCCGGCAAGGACCCCTTCGGCCCCGGAGTCGCCGAGCGCTACCCCGAGGGGCTCCTGCCGCAGGGCATCAGCGCCGAGCTGATCGCGGCCAAGTGGTCCCTCACGCGCGAGCGGATGGACGCCTTCGCCGTCTCCTCGCACCACAAGGCGGCCGCCGCCTGGGACGCGGGCCTGTTCGACGCCGAGGTCGCCCCCCTGCAGGGCGTCAGCCGCGACGAGTGCGTACGGCCCGGCAGCACCACCGAGATCCTCGGCGGTCTCAAGCCCGCCTACCACGACCCCGCGTTCGCCGAACGCTTCCAGCAGATCGAGTGGAACGTCACCGCGGGCAATGCCAGCCCGATCAACGACGGCGCGTCCGCCGTGCTGATCACCTCCAGCGAGACCGCGGCCCGCCTCGGCCTGCGCCCGATCGCCCGCCTGCACAGCTTCGCCGTCACCGGCTCCGACCCGCTGCTGATGCTCACCGGCGTCATCCCGGCGACCGAGAAGGTGCTCCGCAGGGCGCACCTCACCCTCGACGACATCGACCTGTTCGAGGTCAACGAGGCCTTCTCCAGCGTGGTCCTGGCCTGGCAGCAGGAGACCGGCGCCGACCTCGCCAAGGTCAACGTGCACGGCGGCGCGATCGCCATCGGCCACCCCCTGGGCGCCAGCGGCACCCGCCTGACCACGACCCTCGTCCACGCGATGCGCGAGCACGGCGCCCGCTACGCCCTGCAGACGATGTGCGAGGCGGGCGGACTCGCCAACGCGATGATCCTGGAAGCCGCGTAA
- a CDS encoding TVP38/TMEM64 family protein, with the protein MLDANRSGTATASPRAAATELAVAVPTDVAVPTAAVVPPLSRAGLVARCTRVLLSPWSRLSLLVALLAAAASTMLLFEPQRLVTHGWPPQLGGAAATVVFAAAYGLCTVAFVPRPLLNLAAGALFGSQLGLGSALAGTVLGAGVAFGLGRVLGQDALRPLLRGRWLKAADGQLSRHGFRSMMAARLFPGVPFWAANYCASVSRMGWLPFLLATALGSVPNTAAYAVAGARASAPTSPAFLLAMASIAVPALVGAVVAWRKRHHLRAP; encoded by the coding sequence ATGCTCGATGCCAACCGCTCTGGCACCGCCACGGCCTCTCCCCGGGCCGCCGCCACGGAGCTTGCCGTCGCCGTCCCCACGGACGTCGCCGTGCCCACGGCCGCCGTCGTCCCGCCGCTCTCGCGCGCGGGTCTCGTCGCGCGCTGCACGCGCGTGCTGCTCTCGCCCTGGTCGCGGCTGTCCCTGCTCGTGGCGCTGCTCGCGGCCGCCGCCTCGACCATGCTGCTGTTCGAGCCGCAGAGACTGGTCACGCACGGATGGCCGCCCCAGCTCGGCGGCGCCGCGGCGACGGTGGTCTTCGCGGCGGCGTACGGGCTGTGCACGGTGGCGTTCGTGCCGCGGCCGCTGCTGAACCTGGCCGCGGGTGCCCTCTTCGGCTCCCAGCTGGGGCTCGGCTCGGCGCTGGCCGGTACGGTGCTCGGCGCCGGGGTCGCCTTCGGCCTGGGCCGGGTGCTCGGCCAGGACGCGCTGCGTCCGCTGCTGCGCGGCCGCTGGCTGAAGGCCGCCGACGGCCAGCTGAGCCGGCATGGCTTCCGTTCGATGATGGCGGCGCGGCTGTTCCCCGGCGTGCCGTTCTGGGCGGCGAACTACTGCGCCTCCGTCTCCCGCATGGGCTGGCTGCCGTTTCTGCTCGCGACGGCGCTCGGCTCGGTGCCGAACACCGCCGCGTACGCGGTCGCCGGGGCCCGTGCCTCGGCGCCGACGTCCCCGGCCTTCCTGCTCGCGATGGCGAGCATCGCGGTACCGGCCCTGGTGGGCGCGGTGGTGGCCTGGCGCAAGCGCCACCACCTGCGCGCACCCTGA